The genomic interval TCTTAAATCGGAGATTGCATGAGGACATTGACCGAGCTTGGCAAAGTCGCGAAGATTTAGAGAACGACTTAACCTATCGAGTAGCAGTGGGACAAGATGGAGCCATTTTGGGATATCGGGGCGCAGATGCAGCCATGAGTCCCCAAGATGACCAACTGACCCCTTTGTTAGAGTTAGCTTATATTCCTACCGATGAGGGAGGAACTGAAACCGAATCTATTGCTGAGTTTAAGGTCGTGTTTCGGGAAAAAGGGGTGGTTGAGGTCAGTCCTTGGAATGGTTTTCCCCCAGGGTCTCAAAGTTTAGGCCCGGAAATTACTGATCCGTTTTTGCTCGAAAATTTGAATCAGGAACTCTACGACCAAATCGATCGGGCGCGGATTCGAGAGGCGAATTTTCCCACAGAACTGAATTATCGAGTAGCGATGCAACCTGATGGTGAGATTGCTGATTATGAAGCGCTCAATCAAGCGGCGTTTGATTATCTGGATCGGACTCCCCTACCGAGTTTACTGGAGGTGACCCAAAATAGCCGTTCTGGAGAGGAAGAAAGTTCTAATGAACCCTTAGCCCAATTTAAGGTGGTGTTTACTCCAGAAGGGATTTTACAGGTGAGTCCTTGGCGGGGATATTATTAATATTTAATCGGTACAAAGCAAGCAAACTGCTGTATCTCACAGCTCCAGAAAATCAAGATTGGGGGGTTGTTAAAGCCTTGCGGCCAAAACGATAAAAACCCCCTCTTGATCGGTCTCCTTTCCCTTGTGGCAAGGACTTGACATTTATATCATTTGCTTAACTGGTTACCCAACCCATTCCCCTTAAGTCGTGTACTCAGCGTTGATTTTCACGTAATCGTAACTGAGATCGCATCCCCAAGCCTTGGCAGTTCCTGGGCCGTTACCGATGGAAACACCTATTTTAACCGTATCGGCTTCTAAATACGCACCTTCGGCCGCTTGTTTCATGTATGCACTAGCGGCATTACGATCAAAGTTAAGAGGTTGTCCACCCTCCATCATTTTGAAGTCGCCTAATGTGATATTCAGATTTTCCGCTTCAAAGTGGACTCCTGCGCGACCGGCTGCGGCCGCAATTCTTCCCCAGTTGGGGTCGCGGCCAAAAATGGCAGATTTGACCAATGAAGAACCGACAATAGTTTTGGCCACTTGACTGGCAGCTTGTTCATTTTCTGCGCCTGAAACTTCTACTTCTACTAAACAGGTGGCTCCCTCTCCATCACGGGCCATGGCCTTGGCTAGATGCTGGCAGACTGCGGTTAACATGGCTTCGAGTTTTTCGGCTTCTGGCCCCATGGTGGTAATGGCGGGGGTGCGGGATTGACCATTGGCCAGGGCAATCAGGGTATCATTGGTGCTGGTATCGCCATCGACGGTAATTTGGTTAAAACTGCGGTTAGCGGCACGGCCGAGCATTTCTTGCCACAGATGGGGGGAAACGGTGGCATCACAGGTGACGAAGGATAACATGGTGGCCATGTTGGGATGGATCATGCCGGAACCTTTGGCAATACCGCCAACGCGGACGGGGCGATCGCCAAATTGAGCCTCTAGAGCAATCGTTTTCGGCACTAAATCCGTGGTCATAATGGCTTTGCCGGCGCTCTCTGAGCCTTCGGCCGATAAACTAGAGACGACTTGAGGAATACCAGAGCGCATGGCTTCCATTTTGATCCGTTGGCCAATGACCCCTGTAGAAGCCAAAAGAACGGAATTGGGATCGATATTGAGAGCCTCTCCTAACAGGGATGCACTCTCTAGAGCATCGTTCCATCCTGCTTCCCCTGTCGCTGCATTCGCTTGACCGGAGTTACAGAGAATGGCTTTGGCGCTGGGTTTTTCTTCCAGACGCTGACGACAATAGTCTACACAAGCGGCCCGAACTTGTACCGTTGTAAACACCCCAGCCGCGATCGCCTCCACATCCGATACAATCAAGGCTAAATCTGGTTGTCCTGAAGGTTTTAATCCTGCTGTAATTCCTGCGGCTTGATATCCTTTGGGGGCGGTTACTCCGCCTTCGATTACTTGCCAGTCTGACATACCTGTAAATTCCCCTGCTGTCAATGGTTACGAGAGGCGATTATAGCAGTTGTTGACATCCACCCCTGCCTAAAGGCGAGGGGATTCCTAAACCTCACGTTAGCGAAGCTCCTCCGCAGGAGGCTTTAGGTTTCTGGTTCCTAGCAGTTGCCTTCACAGATTTACTCTGTTCCGGTCTTACACTCGCTCCGCAGACTGACACGGCAAGTCCTGCCGCCAAAATGTTTTTACTGGCATTAATATCTCGGTCGTGGTGTTTTCCGCACTTAGGACAATCCCATTCCCGAATATTTAACGGCATTTTTTCTTCAATATGTCCACAATTTGGGTTGCTCAACGGTAAGGAAGCGGCTAAGAGGGCCGCCTGAGTGTGATCGCGAAGATTAAGCCGACCAAGAATATTGGTAACATAGTTTTTCACAGTTCCTTCGGAGAGGAATAATTGCTGGGCAATTTCTCGATTGCTGGCTCCTTTTCCAATCAATGCCAGCACTTCCCGTTCTCGTGGGGTTAGCTCATCAAAACCAGGAGGAAGCACCGGTTCTGGATCGGGCGTGACTTGGGGTCGCATTTTCTGAAAGATACCAGGGCCAAACTGAACATACCCCCGATGGACTGAGCGAATGGCCTGGGCGACTTCCACGGCAGAATACGTTTACGGATTTGCTCTATTTTGTCTATGATGTGGAAGGGATAGAGCGGCTTCGGTTTGCTACGAGTCACCCTCGCTATTTCACGGAGCGCTTAATTCGCGCTTGTGCTGAGTTGCCGAAGGTCTGTAAGCATTTTCACATTCCCTTTCAGTCTGGGGATAATGAGGTTCTTAAGGCCATGCGGCGCGGCTATACCCATGAGCGCTATCGGCGCATTATTGATAAGATTCGGAATTATATGCCGGATGCGTCAATTAGTGCGGATGCGATTGTGGGATTCCCTGGAGAAACAGAGGAACAGTTTGAGCATACCCTAGAGTTGGTCGAGGATATTGGCTTTGACCAGCTCAATACGGCGGCCTATTCCCCACGACCGGGGACAGAGGCGGCGGTATGGGAGAATCAGTTAAGTGAGGAGGTGAAGAGCGATCGCCTCCAGAGGCTGAATCATTTAGTTGCCATTAAAGCACAGGAGCGATCGCAGCGCTATCTCGGCCGCATCGAAACCGTCTTAGTCGAAGACCAAAATCCCAAGGATAACACCCAAGTCATGGGACGCACAGATGGCAACCGCTTAACCTTCTTTACCGGAGATATCGAGCAACTCAAAGGTCAATTGGTGCAGGTGAAAATCACCGAAACCCGCGCCTTTAGTCTAACTGGAGAGCAGATGATAGCCGTGGGTGCTGCCATGACCCAGACGTACACGATCAAAATCCATAATCGCCACACGAACCAACACCACACCCTGCAAGTCCCGGATGACCGCTATATTCTGCACAATTGTGAAACCCAAGGGGTTGAGCTACCCTTTTCCTGTCGCAATGGTGCTTGTACCACCTGCGCGGTGCGTATCCTTTCGGGAGAAATCTACCAACCGGAAGCCATGGGACTCTTTCCTGACTTGCAAAAACAAGGTTATGCGCTGTTGTGTGTCAGTTATGCGCGATCGGATTTAGAAGTGGAAACTCAAGATGAAGATGAGGTCTATGAACTGCAATTTGGGCGCTATTTTGGTAAAGGAAAAGTGGAAATAGGTCTACCTTTAGAGGATGATTAATTCCTTGGCTTAAGATTATTTCTGGCATTCAATTAATCGCATGGGGGGATGGTCTAATAAATCTTGCCAATACTCCTGTCCCCATTTTTGAATCCCTTCAGGAGCAATCATAGGTTTATACCAATTCACGGTCTTAAACCCAACTTCTTTGAATGCCCATTCATAAGTTTCTTGGCTCAAATAATAGTCATCAATTACGATCTATTCTCCATTGACCTCAAAAGCCAAGCTAGGAACGGCCATTCCTTCCTGAAACTCAGAAAGATCTTTGTTTCTATAATATCCATATTTTTCCAGGCGAGTGTAGGATTCGGGAGATAAGGCAACATTATTGTTGAGGGCAACAAAACGGCCGCCGGGTTTTAAGTTGTCATAGATGGTTTGGGCCATTTGACGCAATTGTTCTTGGGTTTGAGCATGATTGATCGAGAAGGCTGCACCAACTAAATCAAAAGTATCTATTTGACCCAATTCGCACATATCGCTAACGATATATTCTATTCCTAGGGATTGCTTGGCTTCCTCTGCTCTAGCCAACTCGATCATCTTGGGCGAGATATCAACTCCAACGACTCGTGCTGCGCCATTTTTTTTGAAATTTCGACTGTGTATTCCTTCTCCACAGCCGAGATCGAGAATGGATTTTCCGTGAAGATCTCCCAACCTGCTAAAATAAGTATAAATCTATACATAAACGTAGATGTCGTAGATCTGGTGTTCGCGAAATTGCTTGTATTGTGTGGCTATGGGATCATAAACGGCCATATTCTAAAGTATCCGAAGAGATGGGTTAGAACTGAATGGGTTTATTATAGATCAATTTGGATTGTCTCAAGGTTATTTACTCCTGGCGATCGGGATCTGAAAGATGAACATTAAAAAACTCATAGCCCTAGGTTACAGCATAGTTTTGTGGGGCTGTCAATCTTCTACTTCGGTGGGGAAAACGGTGACGGTGGTGAGAATTATTAGTGGGAATACCTTAGAGGTGATAAGAGATAATTCTACCTCAGAAACAGTCAGACTGATTGGTATTAATGCCCCTTCTCCCGCAGGAAAAGGGGGAAAAGTCCCTCTCCCGTGGGAGAGGGATATAGGGAGAGGGCATTTCCAGTTGCACAATTCATTTAGACTAGCTATATTCCCTATTCCCTAATTCCCTATTCCCCATGACCGAGAATTTACAAATCTATCTAGAGATTGCCACAGAAGCTGCCCTTGCGGGGGGTGCGGTGGTGATGTCTTACCAAGGAAAGTTACAAGATATTCGTCAAAAAGGCCGGCCCGGAGATATCGTCACTGAAGCAGATAAGGCTTCGGAAGCTGTGATTTTAGAGATTTTGCAGCGCCATTTTCCCGACCATGGCATTTTAGCGGAAGAGTCGGGAAAATTGGGCGATCGCCAAAGTCGATATCTGTGGGCGATCGATCCCCTTGATGGCACGACCAACTACTCCCATGGTTATCCTAATTTCTCCGTTTCCATTGGCTTATTAATCGATGGCGTGCCCCAAGTGGGGGTGGTCTTCGATCCATCCCGTCAAGAACTCTTTCGCGCCGCCCAAGGCTTAGGAGCGACGCTAAACCGTCAGGCGATCGCCGTCTCTGCTACCCCCACCTTAGCTGATAGCCTCCTGGTCACCGGTTTTGCCTACGATCGCCGCGAAACCGACGATAATAACTATGCCGAATTCTGCCATCTCACCCATCTGACCCAAGGAGTCCGTCGAGGCGGTTCTGCGGCAATTGACCTGGCCTACGTCGCCTCTGGACGCTTAGACGGCTACTGGGAAAGAGGTCTCTCCCCCTGGGACATCACAGCCGGTATAGTCCTGGTGCAAGAGGCGGGAGGAACAATTAGCGCCTATAATGGAAGCCCTTTGAAGATAGACAGTGGTCGGATTTTAGCCACTAATGGCTCTCTCCATGACCCCATGGTTGAAGCCCTCCGCCAAATTTCCCCCTTTCCTCCTCAATGGAGAGAATCTGCTGAATGGGGAAAGAGTACACTAGAATAATTAATCATCTCTTGGCACAGTCAAACAGCAAGTATGTCTTTTAACATCAATCAAGGTCTGTTTCAACTTGACTTCACCGACTTCCACGCCATTTTAGGCGTTCCCATCCAGGCAGATAGTCGGCAAATCCGCAAGCGCTATATGCGAATTGCTAAAAACCTCCATCCAGACAGTAGTTCTACAGAAACACCAGAAGACAAACAACAAGCCAGTCAGATTCTGTCTAAACTGGTTAACCCAGCCTATGAAAAACTGTCCCAGGAGAAAGACTATAAAGAATATATGGTGATGTTGCGGCTCAAAGGCCAACAAGCCGCCCAACAAAATAGTAGTGAAACCTTGCAAAGTGAATCGGCTAAACAACTTGTCCAGGCGAAGGATGTAGAAGTTGAGTATCAAAAAGCCATGGAAGATTTGGCGACTCAACAATACCAGTCCTTAAACGACTTCAGTAAAATTACTGGAGAAATTAGCGAACTCAATATGGTCTACCTGATGCGGGCAGGAAGTTCAGGAGCAAAAGCAGCCAGTAAACCCAAAGCAGCCGCTCCTCCTCCCAAAGGCGAAAAACCTGCGCCCCCTCCTGCTCCAAAAGTGGAAAAAAAATCTCCAGTTGATGGCTATTATGGGCGAGCAAAGGAACTGACGGAAAAAGGTAACTTCCCAAAAG from Roseofilum capinflatum BLCC-M114 carries:
- the argJ gene encoding bifunctional ornithine acetyltransferase/N-acetylglutamate synthase; the encoded protein is MSDWQVIEGGVTAPKGYQAAGITAGLKPSGQPDLALIVSDVEAIAAGVFTTVQVRAACVDYCRQRLEEKPSAKAILCNSGQANAATGEAGWNDALESASLLGEALNIDPNSVLLASTGVIGQRIKMEAMRSGIPQVVSSLSAEGSESAGKAIMTTDLVPKTIALEAQFGDRPVRVGGIAKGSGMIHPNMATMLSFVTCDATVSPHLWQEMLGRAANRSFNQITVDGDTSTNDTLIALANGQSRTPAITTMGPEAEKLEAMLTAVCQHLAKAMARDGEGATCLVEVEVSGAENEQAASQVAKTIVGSSLVKSAIFGRDPNWGRIAAAAGRAGVHFEAENLNITLGDFKMMEGGQPLNFDRNAASAYMKQAAEGAYLEADTVKIGVSIGNGPGTAKAWGCDLSYDYVKINAEYTT
- a CDS encoding J domain-containing protein, producing the protein MSFNINQGLFQLDFTDFHAILGVPIQADSRQIRKRYMRIAKNLHPDSSSTETPEDKQQASQILSKLVNPAYEKLSQEKDYKEYMVMLRLKGQQAAQQNSSETLQSESAKQLVQAKDVEVEYQKAMEDLATQQYQSLNDFSKITGEISELNMVYLMRAGSSGAKAASKPKAAAPPPKGEKPAPPPAPKVEKKSPVDGYYGRAKELTEKGNFPKAILELRDALKLEPSNSDCHSLLGMIYLKQGQKTMAKVHINKALEGDPKHAEALDLKKKLDALMKKSMNTDKSDQKASQGIKIFGFTIGGGKKK
- a CDS encoding class I SAM-dependent methyltransferase, which translates into the protein MGDLHGKSILDLGCGEGIHSRNFKKNGAARVVGVDISPKMIELARAEEAKQSLGIEYIVSDMCELGQIDTFDLVGAAFSINHAQTQEQLRQMAQTIYDNLKPGGRFVALNNNVALSPESYTRLEKYGYYRNKDLSEFQEGMAVPSLAFEVNGE
- a CDS encoding 2Fe-2S iron-sulfur cluster-binding protein, translating into MTQTYTIKIHNRHTNQHHTLQVPDDRYILHNCETQGVELPFSCRNGACTTCAVRILSGEIYQPEAMGLFPDLQKQGYALLCVSYARSDLEVETQDEDEVYELQFGRYFGKGKVEIGLPLEDD
- a CDS encoding inositol monophosphatase family protein, with the protein product MTENLQIYLEIATEAALAGGAVVMSYQGKLQDIRQKGRPGDIVTEADKASEAVILEILQRHFPDHGILAEESGKLGDRQSRYLWAIDPLDGTTNYSHGYPNFSVSIGLLIDGVPQVGVVFDPSRQELFRAAQGLGATLNRQAIAVSATPTLADSLLVTGFAYDRRETDDNNYAEFCHLTHLTQGVRRGGSAAIDLAYVASGRLDGYWERGLSPWDITAGIVLVQEAGGTISAYNGSPLKIDSGRILATNGSLHDPMVEALRQISPFPPQWRESAEWGKSTLE